CGACAAGCACTCGAACCTCCACTTCATCATCGGCAAGGTGTCGTTCGACGACACGCAGCTGGTGGAGAACTACGGCGCCGCGCTCGACGAGATCCTTCGTCTGAAGCCGTCGGCCGCCAAGGGTCGCTACATCAAGAAGGCCACGATCAGCACCACGATCGGCCCCGGCATCACGCTGGACTCGAACCGCACCCGCAACCTCCTCGTGGAGGAGGACCCGGCCGCCGTCTGAGCCTGACGCTCACCGGTAGCCACGTCGCAGACGCGATTTCAGGACGGGCCCCGCAACCTTTCGAGGTCGCGGGGCCCGTCTCTGTGTCCGGGGTAGGGGATACGGGGTCCGAGATGCGGGGCAGGGGTACGGGGCGCGGGTCCGATGCGCGGCGGCCGGTGTCCGTTTCCGGGTCGGATGTCGGTGGCCTGCGCTAGCGTGCGAGGCACAGGAATCGCATAGGGGGACGAATGATGAGCTCGATCGTGCGCCGGGTGGCCGTCTCGATAGCGGTGGCCGCCGTTCTGACGGGAGCCGCGGCCTGTAGTGGCCCGGACTCCGACGGCGATTCCGGAGGGGACGGCAAGGGCTCGGCGGCGGACAGCGAGAAGACCGGCGAGGCCGGGACCCGGACGGACGCGGTGGTGGCCCTTCGCTCCGTGGCGAAGAGCACCGACGGCGCGGACTCCGCCAAGGTCGAGTCCACCACGACCATGGGCACGATGATGTCGATGGAGGCGGACGGCGTCCTGGGCTGGGCCGACGGGCTCACCGGCAACCTGATGATCACGTACACCGGCGGCACGATGGCCGACCAGATGCGTCAGCTGGGCACCACCTCCATGGAGGCCCGCTATCTGCCGGACGCCTACTACGCGAAGATGGGCGACAAGTTCGCCGAGCAGTCCGGCGGCAAGCACTGGATCAAGTACGGCTACGACGACCTGGCGAAGCTCGCCGGCGGGTCGGGGGTGTACATGAAGGACCAGATGCAGAACACCACGCCGAACCAGTCGGTGAAGCTGCTGCTGGCCTCCGGGGACGTCGAGAAGGTCGGCGAGGAGAAGGTGCGGGGCGAGGACACCACGCACTACTCGGGCACGGTCGAGGTCGCGGAGCTCGCCGGCCGCAGCTCGTCGCTCTCCGCGAGTCAACTGGCCGAGCTGAAGAGCCAGTTGGAGCAGGCGGGGGTGACCACCGAGACCATCGACATCTGGGTGAACGACAAGGACCTGCTGGTCAAGAAGGCCGAGAAGGGCGAGCTGGCGACCGGCTCGATGTCCTCGACGGCGTACTACAGCGACTACGGCGTCGAGGTCGCCGCCGAGGAGCCGGCGGCGGGTGACACCGCGGACTTCAAGGACCTGATGCGGAGCGGGCCGACGGACTGAGCCCTTCGCCGTCCGCCTGCCTCCGCCACCCCTACCCCGGTTCTGCCCCTCCCGGCAGTCACAGCAGTCACAGCTGTCACAGGCGTCACACAGGTCACCCACAACTAGCAGGACTGTTCGAACCCCGCTGGGATACGCTCGCGGCTTGTCTGTGAGTCGCATATCTGTTCCTTGGGGGGAACCATGACGCTTTCCGTGCGCACATCAGTACGTCATCGGGCGACGGGCGCGGTCGTCGCCGCGCTCGTCCTGGGCGGGGGTGCGGTCGGCTGTTCCAAGGCGGACGAGGAGTCCCCCGAGATGACGCCCGCCGCGGCCGTCGCCAAGGCGGCGAAGAAGACGGAGGACATCACCTCCCTCAGCTACCGGATGTCCGGCAGGACCCCGGAGGAGGGGCGCGTCAAGGCCGAGGCCCAGATGCGCATGGAGCCCGACCTCGCCATGAGCATGAAGATGACCGCCCTCGACCAGGGGAAGGACGGCAACGCCGAGATCCGTCTGGTCGACAAGGCGATGTACATCGGCGGGGGCGCCGCGGCGGCCAAGGAGATGGACGGCAAGAGCTGGATCAAGTTCGACATGTCCACGCTGGGTGACGACGCGCTGGGCGGCGGCGGGGCCCCGGGCGCCGGGACGGCCGACAAGAACCCGGCGCAGGAGTCCACCTTCCTCACCGGGTCCAAGGACGTGAAGAAGGTCGGCACCGAGAAGGTCGAGGGCGTCGAGACCACCCACTACAAGGGAACGGTCACCCTCGACGAGTTCCGCAAGTCCCTCAAGGGCGAGAGCAAGGCCACCCGCGAGAAGCGGGAGAAGAGCCTGGAGCAGTACGAGAAGCTGGGCCTGGACGCGCTCACGATGGACATGTGGGTCGACGGCGAGGACCACACCAAGCAGTTCCGTATGCAGGGCGACGCCGACAAGGGCAAGCTCGACATGACCATCACCTTCCTCGACTACAACAAGCCCGTGACCGTCAAGGCCCCGCCGGCCAAGGACGTCATGGACCTGGCCGAGATGATGGGCGACCTGGAGGGCTGAGGGCCCCGAGGGCGCGGATTTGCTTGACAGTGCCCCGTTCACGTAATCTTCCACAGAAGCCAAAGACCGCTGGTCGTTGCCGTGCTCTCGTCAGAGGACGCGGTGACCGAAGGATCCGCTGAATTGCGGACGACCCGCGTAGGTGACTGTGGATGAGCTCCCGGACAGTCCCGTACTTCGTACGGATTTCAGTCTGGTAGAGCCACGCCCCGTGCGCCTGCGCCGGGGCGTTTCGTTTTCCCAGTCTCCTTCTGAGCGGTCCTCATCACCCGGAAGGAGGCCACGCTTATGGCAAGGCCCGACAAGGCTGCCGCGGTAGCCGAGCTCGCGGACCAGTTCCGTAGCTCGAACGCCGCTGTGCTGACCGAGTACCGGGGTCTCACCGTGGCGCAGCTCAAGACGCTGCGTCGTTCGCTCGGTGAAGACGCCCAGTACGCCGTGGTGAAGAACACGCTGACCAAGATCGCGGCCAACGAGGCCGGGATCTCCACGCTCGACGACCTGTTCAACGGTCCGACAGCGGTTGCCTTCATCTCCGGTGACCCGGTGACGTCGGCGAAGGGTCTTCGTGACTTCGCCAAGGACAACCCGAACCTCGTCATCAAGGGCGGTGTCCTTGACGGCAAGGCGCTGTCCGCCGACGAGATCAAGAAGCTTGCGGACCTTGAGTCCCGCGAGGTTCTGCTCGCCAAGCTGGCGGGCGCCATGAAGGGCAAGCAGACCCAGGCTGCGCAGCTCTTCCAGGCGCTTCCCTCGAAGTTCGTCCGCACCGCGGAGGCGCTTCGCGTCAAGCTCGAAGAGCAGGGCGGTGCCGAGTAACTCGGCTCGCGCAATGACCGCCGCTTGAGGCGACGGTCGCAGCGGGCCGAACGTACGCCCGCCTCACCAGTACATCCCGGCACCTGCCGAATTAGTGGAAGGACGCCATCATGGCGAAGCTGTCCCAGGAAGAGCTGCTCGCGCAGTTCGAGACCCTCACCCTCATCGAGCTCTCCGAGTTCGTGAAGGCCTTCGAGGAGAAGTTCGACGTCACCGCCGCCGCCGCGGTCGCCGCCGGCCCCGCCGCCGCTGCCGCCCCGGCCGAGGCCGAGGCCGAGCAGGACGAGTTCGACGTCATCCTCACGGGTGCCGGCGAGAAGAAGATCCAGGTCATCAAGGTCGTGCGTGAGCTCACCTCGCTGGGTCTGAAGGAGGCCAAGGACCTCGTCGACGGCGCTCCGAAGCCCGTCCTGGAGAAGGTCGACAAGGCTGCCGCCGAGAAGGCCGCCGAGTCCCTCAAGGGCGCCGGCGCCTCCGTCGAGGTCAAGTGACCCGACGAGTCCGCAAGGGCTCCCGCGGGCCGCGTGAAGCCGCTTCCGTAGCGGTGTAACGCTGACGCACCG
This sequence is a window from Streptomyces ortus. Protein-coding genes within it:
- the rplJ gene encoding 50S ribosomal protein L10 encodes the protein MARPDKAAAVAELADQFRSSNAAVLTEYRGLTVAQLKTLRRSLGEDAQYAVVKNTLTKIAANEAGISTLDDLFNGPTAVAFISGDPVTSAKGLRDFAKDNPNLVIKGGVLDGKALSADEIKKLADLESREVLLAKLAGAMKGKQTQAAQLFQALPSKFVRTAEALRVKLEEQGGAE
- a CDS encoding DUF1396 domain-containing protein, whose translation is MRTSVRHRATGAVVAALVLGGGAVGCSKADEESPEMTPAAAVAKAAKKTEDITSLSYRMSGRTPEEGRVKAEAQMRMEPDLAMSMKMTALDQGKDGNAEIRLVDKAMYIGGGAAAAKEMDGKSWIKFDMSTLGDDALGGGGAPGAGTADKNPAQESTFLTGSKDVKKVGTEKVEGVETTHYKGTVTLDEFRKSLKGESKATREKREKSLEQYEKLGLDALTMDMWVDGEDHTKQFRMQGDADKGKLDMTITFLDYNKPVTVKAPPAKDVMDLAEMMGDLEG
- the rplL gene encoding 50S ribosomal protein L7/L12 — its product is MAKLSQEELLAQFETLTLIELSEFVKAFEEKFDVTAAAAVAAGPAAAAAPAEAEAEQDEFDVILTGAGEKKIQVIKVVRELTSLGLKEAKDLVDGAPKPVLEKVDKAAAEKAAESLKGAGASVEVK